The following are from one region of the Phycisphaerae bacterium genome:
- a CDS encoding vitamin B12-dependent ribonucleotide reductase, which produces MASIKDETIGTDAHEDDANVGLSENALRVLRARYLKKDENGQVTETPKALFDRVAGTIADVELSYGDQAQRDHWASRFYDLIVSGRFMPNSPTLMNAGREMGMLSACFVLPVRDSVAEIFDSIKNTALIQKAGGGTGFAFDELRPTGDYIRSSGGTTSGPISFWRAFSEATNAIQQGAFRRGANMGMMYIHHPDILKFLFAKQDLTQFTNYNISVKLTDPWMEAFLRDADAPHVVRNPRSGQEYLIPKSVEIAKYDVRSLIPIRRGQDGELRVEDSDGNATAETVARGSSFAIPVYSMRDIWDIIVKNAHQTGEPGVVFIDRINEFNPTPKLGRIEATNPCGEQPLLPYEACNLGSINLAAFVRDAGTGKADVDWDALRETVYDAVRFLDNVIDANNYPLPQIEAICKANRKVGLGVMGFADALFRLGVCYSSEDGVAWGERFMKFINDEGHDYSEKLAAERGSFSNWAGSIWDTQHHRPMRNAAVTTVAPTGTISIIAGCSGGIEPMFSLAFFRNVLKGQDEGKKPMVEVNPIFAAYAAARGLDSEGLMDRLARDGTLAGIPGVPDDAKHIFVCAHDISPDWHVRMQATFQRHCDASISKTINFPHDASVADVDTIYRLAYQLRCKGVTVYRDGCRTEQPMALKKVDKGEATQAKSATEVKNASKELTPMATPPSAPGNGASKSPEVCVRKPVAEPPTIEPRDIPEIVSGFRIRQMTPFGNMHVKITVDPRSERELEVFAQLGKGGDIANSDLEAICRLISLWLRAGGALRHVIRQLRDIGSSLQVPTKDGKIMSLGDGLARALQKYTRAKERFGLRALLLGECDLASLDRPVEGHAGPIVPPTSVNPHPGNGNGNGNGNGKNHAQVTEVRHAVVAGAGSSMDSHSSASGTSVLTPIRLAFKVKCPSCGEGLVFAEGCNKCHHCGWAQC; this is translated from the coding sequence GTGGCGTCAATCAAGGATGAGACCATCGGAACGGATGCCCATGAGGACGATGCGAACGTCGGGCTGAGCGAGAACGCTCTGCGCGTACTTCGGGCGCGGTATCTCAAGAAAGATGAGAACGGCCAAGTGACAGAGACGCCGAAAGCCCTGTTCGATCGAGTGGCTGGCACGATTGCCGACGTTGAGTTGTCCTACGGCGACCAAGCGCAGCGGGACCACTGGGCGAGTCGTTTTTACGATCTGATCGTCAGCGGGCGCTTCATGCCCAACAGTCCGACGCTGATGAATGCCGGGCGTGAGATGGGTATGTTGAGTGCCTGTTTCGTGCTTCCGGTGCGAGACAGCGTGGCGGAGATCTTCGACTCGATCAAGAACACGGCTCTCATTCAGAAGGCTGGCGGCGGGACCGGATTCGCCTTCGACGAACTCCGTCCCACCGGGGACTACATCCGCAGTTCGGGCGGCACGACGTCGGGTCCGATCAGTTTCTGGCGAGCGTTCAGCGAGGCGACGAACGCGATTCAGCAGGGTGCGTTCCGTCGCGGGGCGAACATGGGGATGATGTACATTCATCATCCCGATATTCTCAAGTTTCTGTTCGCCAAGCAGGACCTCACCCAGTTCACCAACTACAACATCTCGGTCAAGTTGACCGATCCATGGATGGAAGCGTTTCTGAGAGATGCGGATGCCCCGCATGTCGTTCGCAATCCGCGGAGTGGGCAGGAGTACTTGATTCCCAAATCCGTGGAGATTGCCAAGTACGATGTGCGGTCACTGATCCCTATCAGGCGCGGTCAGGACGGCGAGCTGCGGGTTGAAGACTCGGATGGCAACGCCACGGCCGAGACGGTCGCCCGCGGCTCGTCGTTCGCTATTCCCGTCTACAGCATGCGTGACATCTGGGACATTATCGTCAAGAACGCCCACCAAACGGGCGAACCCGGTGTGGTCTTCATCGACCGGATCAACGAGTTCAATCCAACGCCGAAGCTTGGCCGGATCGAGGCCACCAATCCGTGCGGCGAGCAACCTTTGCTGCCGTACGAGGCGTGCAACCTCGGCAGTATTAATCTCGCCGCGTTCGTGCGCGACGCAGGCACGGGCAAGGCGGACGTGGACTGGGACGCTCTTCGCGAGACGGTTTACGACGCGGTGCGCTTTCTGGACAATGTGATCGACGCAAACAACTACCCGCTGCCTCAGATCGAAGCCATCTGCAAGGCGAACCGCAAGGTCGGCCTGGGTGTCATGGGCTTCGCCGACGCTCTGTTCAGGCTCGGGGTGTGCTATTCCTCCGAGGATGGCGTGGCCTGGGGCGAGCGGTTCATGAAGTTCATCAACGACGAGGGGCACGACTACAGTGAGAAGCTGGCCGCCGAGCGAGGTTCGTTCTCCAACTGGGCGGGCAGCATTTGGGACACGCAGCATCATCGTCCGATGCGGAATGCGGCGGTGACCACGGTCGCTCCGACCGGCACGATCAGTATCATCGCCGGTTGCTCCGGCGGCATCGAGCCCATGTTCAGTCTTGCCTTCTTCCGCAACGTGCTCAAGGGTCAGGATGAAGGCAAGAAGCCCATGGTTGAAGTCAACCCAATCTTCGCCGCCTATGCTGCGGCGAGAGGTCTCGACAGCGAGGGTCTGATGGATCGTCTTGCCAGGGATGGCACCCTCGCTGGAATACCTGGCGTGCCCGACGACGCCAAGCACATCTTCGTCTGTGCCCATGACATCTCACCGGATTGGCACGTGAGGATGCAGGCGACGTTCCAGCGGCACTGTGACGCGTCCATCTCGAAAACGATCAACTTCCCCCACGATGCCTCGGTGGCGGACGTAGACACGATCTATCGACTGGCTTACCAACTGCGGTGCAAAGGGGTCACCGTCTATCGAGATGGGTGCCGGACCGAGCAGCCCATGGCTCTGAAGAAGGTCGACAAGGGTGAAGCAACCCAGGCCAAGTCCGCCACCGAGGTAAAGAATGCCAGCAAGGAGCTGACTCCCATGGCGACGCCCCCATCTGCCCCTGGGAATGGAGCCTCCAAAAGCCCTGAGGTGTGCGTCCGCAAGCCGGTCGCCGAGCCGCCGACCATTGAACCGCGCGACATTCCCGAGATTGTCAGCGGATTCCGGATCCGGCAGATGACGCCGTTCGGCAACATGCACGTGAAGATCACCGTTGATCCGCGCAGCGAACGCGAGCTTGAGGTTTTCGCCCAGCTCGGCAAGGGTGGTGACATCGCCAACAGCGATCTCGAAGCGATCTGCAGGTTGATTTCGCTCTGGCTTCGAGCCGGGGGGGCACTCCGGCATGTGATCCGCCAGCTTCGGGACATCGGCTCCAGCCTGCAGGTGCCGACCAAGGACGGCAAGATCATGAGCCTCGGCGACGGTCTGGCTCGGGCCCTGCAAAAGTACACTCGGGCCAAGGAACGATTCGGCCTGCGGGCTCTGCTGCTGGGTGAGTGCGATCTCGCCTCGCTGGATCGGCCTGTCGAGGGCCATGCCGGTCCGATAGTACCTCCGACCAGCGTTAATCCTCATCCGGGCAACGGCAATGGCAATGGGAACGGGAATGGCAAGAATCACGCGCAGGTGACGGAAGTGCGCCACGCTGTCGTGGCAGGTGCTGGATCGAGCATGGATTCCCATTCGTCCGCTTCCGGCACAAGTGTCCTGACGCCGATCCGTCTTGCGTTCAAGGTGAAGTGTCCTTCCTGCGGTGAAGGGTTGGTTTTTGCGGAAGGCTGCAACAAGTGCCATCATTGCGGGTGGGCCCAGTGTTGA
- the rnpA gene encoding ribonuclease P protein component, with protein MPAGQRGNRRIRGYNRRVMTNRPPDAISRPRETLPRSVRIRSRRDFERVFDLKIRATDATITLYGAPSDRVLARLGIAAGRRLGNAVVRNRTKRLIREAFRRVRNTLPSKTDWVVVPRAGAEMASRSLQVSIINLARQLAERIEASRRAVEATNAAKNSQGSDTTKESGPTASERRGLVPAPVPRQQKARKKKAPGA; from the coding sequence ATGCCCGCCGGGCAACGGGGCAACAGACGGATTCGCGGCTATAATCGGCGGGTCATGACCAACCGCCCACCAGACGCCATCAGCCGCCCACGTGAAACGCTGCCCCGCAGTGTCAGGATTCGATCCCGCCGAGACTTCGAACGCGTGTTCGACCTCAAGATTCGGGCCACGGATGCCACGATCACCCTGTACGGCGCCCCTTCCGACCGTGTCCTGGCCAGACTCGGCATCGCCGCCGGACGCCGCCTCGGAAATGCCGTCGTGCGCAACCGAACCAAACGCCTGATCCGGGAAGCATTCCGCCGCGTCCGAAACACGCTTCCGTCAAAAACCGACTGGGTCGTCGTTCCCAGAGCCGGCGCTGAGATGGCTTCCCGCAGTCTCCAGGTCTCGATCATCAACCTGGCTAGACAGCTGGCGGAGAGAATCGAGGCAAGCCGAAGAGCGGTGGAGGCGACCAACGCAGCGAAGAACTCACAGGGGTCTGATACCACCAAGGAAAGCGGACCCACGGCCTCCGAACGACGCGGCCTCGTCCCCGCGCCGGTTCCCCGGCAGCAGAAGGCGCGCAAAAAGAAAGCACCAGGTGCCTAA
- a CDS encoding nucleotide pyrophosphohydrolase: protein MDLQDFQQLIEKMYSHKDRARGPTGTFMWLMEEIGELAAAVAENNDRANLEEEFADVLAWLATLANVMDVDLSAAIRHKYGEGCPGCGRMVCTCNVKP from the coding sequence ATGGACTTGCAGGACTTTCAGCAACTTATCGAGAAGATGTACTCGCACAAGGACCGGGCACGTGGCCCGACGGGTACGTTCATGTGGCTCATGGAGGAGATCGGGGAGTTGGCGGCGGCCGTTGCGGAGAACAACGACCGGGCCAACCTTGAGGAGGAGTTCGCCGACGTCCTGGCCTGGCTGGCGACCTTGGCGAATGTGATGGACGTGGACCTCAGTGCCGCGATCCGGCACAAGTACGGCGAGGGGTGCCCCGGCTGTGGCCGGATGGTGTGCACCTGCAACGTGAAGCCTTAA
- a CDS encoding cation-translocating P-type ATPase, translating to MAHDYLKESIEAQTGRSSILLIATLMGGILVLNSFLAEGVFKQPEYTDTFALLGALLLGAPLVVHAVKHLLQGHMHMDELVAIAVMAAIAIGEYQEAGVIAFFMIISTLIETRTALGARASIEGLIRLTPTRAHRISADGREEEVESRLLQPGEIIRVRPGDNIAADGVVVTGQSSVNQASITGESMPVDKGPNDEVYGGTSNLTGSMDIRVTKAGADTTIGRVQKMILEAEKTRIPLMRLIDQYAAWYTPTVLMLALIVWFFKADTDGITRAITMLVVACPCALVLATPTAMVAALSCAARLGILVKNVVTLEGARNLSAVVFDKTGTLTTGELSVTQMKPVPGIEGTDLLQAAASADQLSKHPSAQALVSVARKARIGLIKPQAFKETIGKGVSATINDREVLVGRASWLADCGVDLSRLNDPDFKEPEGLSVLCVARDGKLIGWVGLEDRTRDEAREAIEDLRQLGVRSLIMVTGDKWSVARRVSAEMGCTDVHAEVLPAQKLQIVDQLKSRRHRVAVIGDGVNDAPALAAGDLGIAMGAAGSDVAIHSASIALMNNDLRRLPFLIRLSRASTKVIWQNMAFGIAFIVILLILGAMGEINPMLAAFLHMVAGAVVIFNSARLVRFGEHLESTPLPSAFVEREGRLASAAQQTSGPVAAVPA from the coding sequence ATGGCTCATGACTATCTGAAGGAATCCATCGAGGCCCAGACCGGGCGATCCAGCATCCTCCTCATCGCCACACTGATGGGCGGCATCCTCGTCCTGAACTCGTTCCTCGCCGAAGGTGTATTCAAACAGCCAGAATACACGGACACTTTCGCCTTGCTCGGAGCCCTGCTGCTGGGAGCTCCGCTGGTGGTCCACGCCGTCAAGCACCTTCTCCAGGGCCACATGCACATGGACGAGCTGGTCGCCATCGCGGTCATGGCCGCCATTGCGATCGGCGAGTACCAGGAAGCAGGCGTCATCGCCTTCTTCATGATCATCTCGACGCTGATCGAAACCCGAACCGCCCTTGGCGCCCGGGCGTCGATTGAAGGCCTGATCCGCCTCACGCCCACCCGCGCCCACCGGATCTCCGCGGACGGCCGCGAGGAGGAGGTCGAATCCCGCCTCCTCCAGCCCGGCGAGATCATCCGCGTCCGGCCGGGCGATAACATCGCCGCCGACGGCGTGGTCGTCACCGGCCAGTCGTCGGTCAACCAGGCCAGTATCACCGGCGAGTCCATGCCGGTCGATAAGGGCCCGAACGACGAGGTCTACGGCGGCACCAGCAACCTCACCGGCTCCATGGACATCCGCGTGACCAAGGCCGGGGCAGACACGACCATCGGCCGGGTCCAGAAGATGATCCTCGAAGCCGAGAAGACCCGCATTCCGCTCATGCGGCTAATCGATCAATACGCCGCGTGGTACACGCCGACCGTGCTCATGCTCGCCCTCATTGTCTGGTTCTTCAAAGCCGATACCGATGGCATCACCCGCGCCATTACCATGCTCGTGGTCGCATGCCCGTGCGCCTTGGTCCTCGCCACCCCGACGGCCATGGTCGCGGCTCTCTCCTGTGCCGCCCGCCTCGGCATCCTGGTCAAGAACGTCGTCACCCTGGAAGGCGCCCGCAACCTGTCGGCCGTGGTTTTCGACAAGACCGGTACGCTGACCACTGGCGAGCTGTCGGTCACCCAGATGAAGCCGGTGCCGGGCATCGAAGGAACTGACCTCCTCCAAGCGGCCGCCTCGGCGGATCAGCTCTCCAAGCACCCCAGTGCCCAGGCCCTGGTCTCGGTCGCCCGCAAGGCCCGGATCGGGCTCATCAAACCGCAAGCGTTCAAGGAGACCATCGGCAAGGGTGTCTCCGCGACGATCAACGACCGCGAAGTCCTGGTCGGACGGGCAAGCTGGCTGGCGGACTGCGGGGTGGACCTGAGCAGGCTCAACGATCCCGATTTCAAGGAACCCGAGGGTCTGAGCGTGCTGTGCGTCGCCCGCGATGGCAAGCTCATCGGCTGGGTCGGTCTCGAGGACCGGACCCGCGACGAAGCCCGCGAGGCCATCGAGGATCTGCGGCAGCTGGGCGTCCGCAGCCTCATCATGGTCACAGGCGACAAGTGGTCCGTGGCCCGCCGAGTATCGGCCGAGATGGGCTGCACCGACGTTCACGCCGAAGTGCTGCCCGCCCAGAAACTCCAGATCGTCGATCAGCTCAAGAGCCGGCGCCACCGCGTGGCAGTGATCGGTGACGGTGTGAACGATGCCCCGGCTCTGGCCGCCGGTGATCTCGGTATCGCCATGGGGGCCGCCGGCAGCGACGTGGCCATCCACTCGGCCAGCATTGCCCTGATGAACAACGACCTCCGCCGCCTGCCGTTCCTGATCCGCCTCTCGCGAGCTTCCACCAAGGTGATTTGGCAGAACATGGCCTTCGGCATCGCGTTCATCGTGATCTTGTTGATCTTGGGCGCGATGGGTGAGATCAACCCCATGCTGGCCGCGTTCCTGCACATGGTCGCCGGCGCGGTCGTGATCTTCAACTCGGCCCGTCTGGTCCGCTTCGGTGAGCATCTGGAATCAACCCCACTGCCGTCAGCCTTCGTGGAGCGCGAAGGCCGCCTCGCTTCTGCGGCACAGCAGACCAGCGGCCCGGTCGCCGCAGTCCCGGCCTGA
- the rpmH gene encoding 50S ribosomal protein L34, with protein MHYPRKLSRIKKIRKHGFRARMRTAGGRKVLQRQRRIGRTSFSTAR; from the coding sequence ATGCATTATCCTCGTAAGTTGAGTCGGATCAAGAAGATAAGGAAACACGGATTCCGCGCGCGGATGCGGACCGCCGGTGGCCGCAAGGTACTCCAGCGCCAGCGACGCATCGGCCGCACTTCCTTCTCCACCGCCCGTTGA